In Burkholderia gladioli, a genomic segment contains:
- a CDS encoding efflux RND transporter permease subunit — MRIAHFFIDRPRFATVVSAFLTLIGLGAMFVLPVAQYPEIVPPTVQVTTSYPGASADTIARTVATPLEQQINGVENMLYMSSQSTGNGQLTVTVTFRIGTDLNVAQMLTQNRVQDALPRLPEDVQRLGVQVRKSTPSILLAVHLYSPNHSHDTLYLSNYATLHVKDTLARLQGVGDVQIQGAREYAMRIWIDPDRAAAHDLTASEILAALRAQNVQVSAGILNQPPVARGAAYQINVEALGRLATPEQFGDIVLKSDPQGRVTHLRDIGRVEVGAADYGATSFKDRDDATAMLIYAEPGANSLAVEHEVLAAMEGLKKEFPAGVDYQIIYDPTIFIGKSVDEVITTIFVAILLVVGVVFVFLQNWRATIIPVVAIPVSLLGSFIVLATFGISLNNLSLFGLVLAVGIVVDDAIVVVENVERNMRAGMSAVEAAHRTMDEVGGALLSIALTLCAVFVPSAFLSGISGLFFRQFAVTIAASTVISCFVSLTLSPALCAVLFKSHHGHEAGGGGRVARFLDAGFARFNRGFERISFGYGNVTRRLVRGLAVVLAVYVALIAVAGIEFSRTPTGFIPEQDQGYLITVIQLPPGASLERTEQVVRQVTDIALSTRGIEHAAPFVGLDATTLTVASNSGTVFTGLPSLYNHSLPGVTAETVLADLRKRLSVIKDAYVLTIPPPPVQGLGSAGGFKLMLEDRAGLGPDALVKAAKSLVAAANKDPHFAGVFTLYNAGSPSVFADIDRVKAQKLGVTPTDVFSTLQVYLGSQYVNDFNYLGRTYEVIVQADDSFRRSGEDISRLKTRNQAGEMVPIGSVATFEDRTIPYRVPRYDLYPAAEVQGAAAPGVATGTALHRMEELAHEVLPQGISFEWTDLAYQQQQKGTPTLVVFGAAALFVFLVLVAQYESWKLPLAIVLIVPMCILASVTGLSLRGMPIDILAQIGFVVLVGLAAKNAILIVEFARQKEEEGSDAAEAAVHAARTRLRPILMTSFAFILGVAPLAVATGAGAEMRQSLGTAVLFGMLGVTGFGLLFTPAFYVFIRRFGLKKKEAWQGREEQA, encoded by the coding sequence ATGCGTATCGCTCATTTCTTCATCGACCGCCCACGCTTCGCCACGGTGGTCAGCGCCTTCCTGACGCTGATCGGCCTGGGTGCGATGTTCGTGCTGCCGGTCGCGCAGTATCCGGAGATCGTGCCGCCCACCGTGCAGGTCACGACCTCCTATCCCGGCGCCTCGGCCGACACCATCGCGCGCACCGTGGCCACGCCGCTCGAGCAGCAGATCAACGGCGTCGAGAACATGCTCTACATGAGCAGCCAGTCGACCGGCAACGGCCAGCTCACGGTGACCGTCACGTTCCGCATCGGCACCGACCTGAACGTCGCGCAGATGCTCACCCAGAACCGCGTGCAGGACGCGCTGCCGCGCCTGCCCGAGGACGTGCAGCGGCTTGGCGTGCAGGTGCGCAAGTCGACGCCGAGCATCCTGCTGGCGGTGCATCTGTATTCGCCGAACCACTCGCACGACACGCTCTACCTGTCGAACTACGCAACCCTGCACGTGAAGGACACGCTGGCGCGCCTGCAGGGCGTGGGCGACGTGCAGATCCAGGGCGCGCGCGAATACGCGATGCGCATCTGGATCGACCCCGATCGCGCCGCCGCGCACGACCTGACCGCCAGCGAGATATTGGCCGCGCTGCGCGCGCAGAACGTGCAGGTCTCGGCCGGGATCCTGAACCAGCCGCCGGTGGCGCGCGGCGCGGCCTACCAGATCAACGTCGAGGCGCTGGGCCGGCTGGCCACGCCCGAGCAGTTCGGCGACATCGTGCTGAAGTCGGACCCGCAGGGGCGGGTCACGCACCTGCGCGATATCGGGCGCGTCGAGGTGGGCGCGGCCGACTACGGCGCGACCTCGTTCAAGGACCGCGACGACGCCACCGCGATGCTGATCTACGCCGAGCCCGGCGCGAACTCGCTGGCCGTCGAGCACGAGGTGCTGGCGGCCATGGAAGGGCTCAAGAAGGAGTTCCCGGCCGGCGTCGACTACCAGATCATCTACGACCCGACCATCTTCATCGGCAAGTCGGTGGACGAGGTGATCACCACCATCTTCGTGGCGATCCTGCTGGTGGTGGGCGTGGTGTTCGTGTTCCTGCAGAACTGGCGCGCCACCATCATCCCGGTGGTGGCGATCCCGGTCTCGCTGCTGGGCTCCTTCATCGTGCTGGCGACCTTCGGCATCTCGCTGAACAACCTCTCGCTGTTCGGGCTGGTGTTGGCGGTGGGGATCGTGGTCGACGACGCGATCGTGGTGGTGGAGAACGTCGAGCGAAACATGCGCGCCGGCATGTCGGCCGTCGAGGCGGCGCACCGCACCATGGACGAGGTGGGCGGCGCGCTGCTGTCGATCGCGCTGACGCTGTGCGCGGTGTTCGTGCCCTCGGCCTTCCTGAGCGGCATCTCGGGCCTGTTCTTCCGGCAGTTCGCGGTGACCATCGCGGCCTCGACGGTGATCTCCTGCTTCGTCTCGCTGACGCTGAGCCCGGCGCTGTGCGCGGTGCTGTTCAAGTCGCACCACGGCCACGAGGCTGGCGGTGGCGGACGCGTCGCGCGCTTCCTCGATGCCGGTTTCGCGCGCTTCAATCGCGGCTTCGAACGGATCTCGTTCGGCTACGGCAACGTCACGCGCCGCCTGGTGCGCGGCCTGGCCGTGGTGCTGGCGGTCTACGTCGCGCTGATCGCGGTGGCGGGCATCGAGTTCTCGCGCACGCCCACCGGCTTCATCCCCGAGCAGGACCAGGGCTACCTGATCACCGTGATCCAGTTGCCGCCGGGCGCGTCGCTGGAGCGCACCGAGCAGGTGGTGCGCCAGGTCACCGACATCGCGCTGTCCACGCGCGGCATCGAACATGCCGCGCCCTTCGTCGGGCTCGACGCGACCACGCTGACGGTCGCCTCGAACTCGGGCACGGTGTTCACGGGCCTGCCCTCGCTCTACAACCACTCGCTGCCGGGCGTGACCGCCGAGACCGTGCTGGCCGACCTGCGCAAGCGTTTGTCGGTGATCAAGGACGCCTATGTGCTGACCATCCCGCCGCCGCCGGTGCAGGGCCTGGGCAGCGCGGGCGGCTTCAAGCTGATGCTGGAGGATCGCGCGGGCCTGGGGCCCGACGCGCTGGTCAAGGCGGCCAAGTCGCTGGTGGCGGCGGCCAACAAGGATCCGCATTTCGCCGGCGTGTTCACGCTCTACAACGCGGGTTCGCCCTCGGTGTTCGCCGACATCGACCGCGTCAAGGCGCAGAAGCTGGGCGTCACGCCCACCGACGTGTTCTCGACGCTGCAGGTCTACCTGGGCTCGCAGTACGTGAACGACTTCAACTACCTGGGCCGGACCTACGAGGTGATCGTGCAGGCCGACGACAGCTTCCGCCGCAGCGGCGAGGACATCTCGCGCCTGAAGACCCGCAACCAGGCCGGCGAGATGGTGCCGATCGGCTCGGTGGCCACCTTCGAGGACCGCACGATCCCGTATCGCGTGCCGCGCTACGACCTCTATCCGGCCGCCGAGGTGCAGGGTGCCGCCGCGCCGGGCGTGGCCACCGGCACCGCGCTGCATCGCATGGAGGAGCTCGCCCACGAGGTGCTGCCGCAGGGCATTTCCTTCGAGTGGACCGACCTGGCCTACCAGCAGCAGCAAAAGGGCACGCCTACCCTGGTGGTGTTCGGCGCCGCCGCGCTGTTCGTGTTCCTGGTGCTGGTCGCCCAGTACGAGAGCTGGAAGCTGCCGCTGGCGATCGTGCTGATCGTGCCGATGTGCATCCTGGCCTCGGTCACGGGGCTGTCGCTGCGCGGCATGCCGATCGACATCCTGGCGCAGATCGGCTTCGTGGTGCTGGTGGGGTTGGCCGCCAAGAACGCGATCCTGATCGTCGAGTTCGCGCGGCAGAAGGAGGAGGAAGGATCCGACGCGGCCGAGGCCGCCGTGCACGCGGCCCGCACGCGCCTGCGCCCGATCCTGATGACCTCGTTCGCCTTCATCCTCGGCGTCGCGCCGCTGGCGGTGGCCACCGGCGCGGGCGCCGAGATGCGGCAGTCGCTGGGCACCGCCGTGCTGTTCGGCATGCTGGGCGTGACGGGCTTCGGCCTGCTGTTCACCCCGGCGTTCTATGTGTTCATCCGCCGCTTCGGCCTGAAGAAGAAAGAGGCCTGGCAAGGTCGCGAGGAGCAAGCATGA
- a CDS encoding efflux transporter outer membrane subunit, with protein sequence MTSSAEAGACASVGVARLPASIPALAAACAFVFALAGCAVGPDYKPPAAELAPFQHVPASTSAASQAQGAAAAPAPSLDTWWTGFQDPMLVSIVDRALAQNLDLAAAFARVRQARAAASAAGAELLPTFDLDGSASEQHQSELSPTGSLAKSFPGYDRNQREYTLGAAASWEIDLAGGLRRNAAAAANEAQAAEADRLGTRVTVAADAADAYLQVRGYQARLAVANDQVKTDAHLLELVKARRRAGAADEREIAQADALLRQARALVPTLQTNLVAQLNRLDILMGAQPGTYASQLALPGEIPGIPSVDASATPTDVLRHRPDVIAAERRLAASNERIGAALSDYYPKLSISGLLGFDSISAGQLFTARAFQPGVTAGLRWRLFDFGKVDAEVASARGANAEALASYRQTVLKAAEDVENAFVALSQTQLRQAELDAEVKSLTRARDLSERAYKAGAITLTDVLDADRQLLSARDDLDATRADSARAAVSVFRALGGGWATGVAGAASTAASQAAAASLPPAAMRSPVSTNTLASVAKPAG encoded by the coding sequence ATGACATCCTCCGCCGAGGCGGGCGCATGCGCGAGCGTCGGCGTCGCGCGTCTTCCGGCCAGTATCCCGGCACTCGCCGCGGCCTGCGCCTTCGTGTTCGCGCTGGCCGGCTGCGCGGTCGGCCCCGACTACAAGCCGCCCGCGGCGGAGCTGGCGCCGTTCCAGCACGTGCCGGCTTCGACATCGGCGGCGTCGCAAGCGCAGGGCGCGGCCGCCGCGCCGGCGCCCTCGCTCGATACCTGGTGGACCGGGTTCCAGGATCCGATGCTGGTGTCGATCGTCGATCGCGCGCTGGCGCAGAACCTCGACCTGGCTGCCGCCTTCGCGCGGGTTCGGCAGGCTCGCGCCGCCGCCTCGGCGGCCGGCGCCGAGCTGCTGCCGACCTTCGACCTGGACGGCTCGGCCAGCGAGCAGCACCAGAGCGAGCTGAGCCCGACCGGCTCGCTGGCCAAGTCCTTCCCCGGCTACGACCGCAACCAGCGCGAATACACGCTGGGCGCGGCGGCGAGCTGGGAGATCGATCTCGCGGGCGGGCTGCGCCGCAACGCGGCCGCGGCGGCCAACGAGGCACAGGCGGCCGAGGCGGATCGGCTCGGCACGCGCGTGACGGTGGCCGCCGACGCGGCCGATGCCTATCTGCAGGTGCGTGGCTACCAGGCCCGGCTCGCGGTCGCCAACGACCAGGTGAAGACCGATGCGCACCTGCTCGAACTGGTGAAGGCGCGCCGTCGCGCGGGGGCCGCCGACGAGCGCGAGATCGCGCAGGCCGATGCCTTGCTGCGGCAGGCCCGCGCGCTGGTGCCGACCTTGCAGACCAACCTGGTCGCGCAGTTGAACCGGCTCGACATCCTGATGGGCGCGCAGCCGGGCACCTATGCGAGCCAGTTGGCGCTGCCCGGCGAGATCCCGGGGATTCCCTCGGTGGACGCGAGCGCCACGCCCACCGACGTGCTGCGTCATCGCCCCGACGTGATCGCGGCCGAGCGACGCCTGGCGGCTTCCAACGAGCGCATCGGCGCGGCGCTGTCGGACTACTACCCGAAGCTGTCGATCTCGGGTCTGCTGGGCTTCGACAGCATCAGCGCGGGGCAGTTGTTCACGGCGCGCGCGTTCCAGCCGGGCGTGACGGCCGGGCTGCGCTGGCGGCTGTTCGATTTCGGCAAGGTGGACGCCGAGGTGGCCTCGGCGCGCGGCGCGAACGCCGAGGCGCTGGCCAGTTATCGGCAGACCGTGCTGAAGGCCGCCGAGGATGTCGAGAACGCCTTCGTGGCGCTGAGCCAGACGCAGTTGCGGCAGGCCGAGCTCGATGCCGAGGTGAAGTCGCTCACGCGGGCGCGGGATCTGTCGGAGCGGGCCTACAAGGCCGGCGCGATCACGCTGACCGACGTGCTCGACGCCGACCGGCAACTGCTCAGCGCACGCGACGATCTCGACGCCACGCGTGCCGATTCGGCGCGGGCGGCCGTGTCGGTGTTCCGTGCCCTGGGCGGGGGATGGGCGACGGGGGTGGCCGGGGCGGCGAGCACGGCGGCCTCGCAGGCTGCCGCGGCCTCGTTGCCGCCCGCCGCGATGCGCTCGCCGGTGTCGACCAACACGCTGGCCTCGGTCGCGAAGCCGGCCGGCTGA
- a CDS encoding TetR/AcrR family transcriptional regulator produces MRKSRQEAAETRQRIVEAASRRFRENGIENTALADLMAEAGLTHGGFYKHFASKDQVVVESLQLATENARNTMSATLEGAPGKRGVNATIDNYLSKTHLGNACDDCAFVSLASELARGSEEVREATSAGVVALIELFARHLTDLTPAAARKRASVIVSTMIGALTVARLVNDDALAASVLREARKALQQ; encoded by the coding sequence ATGAGAAAGTCCAGACAGGAAGCGGCCGAAACCCGCCAGCGCATCGTCGAGGCCGCCTCGCGGCGGTTTCGCGAGAACGGCATCGAGAACACCGCGCTGGCCGACCTGATGGCCGAGGCCGGCCTCACGCACGGCGGCTTCTACAAGCACTTCGCCTCGAAGGACCAGGTGGTGGTGGAATCGCTGCAACTGGCCACCGAGAACGCCCGCAACACCATGTCGGCCACCCTGGAAGGCGCGCCTGGCAAGCGCGGCGTAAATGCCACCATCGACAACTACCTGTCCAAGACGCACCTGGGCAATGCCTGCGACGACTGCGCCTTCGTCTCGCTGGCCAGCGAGCTCGCGCGCGGCAGCGAGGAAGTGCGCGAGGCCACCTCAGCCGGGGTGGTCGCGCTGATCGAGCTGTTCGCGCGCCACCTCACCGACCTGACGCCGGCCGCGGCCCGCAAGCGAGCCTCCGTGATCGTCTCGACCATGATCGGCGCGCTGACGGTCGCGCGGCTCGTCAACGACGACGCACTCGCGGCATCGGTGCTGCGCGAGGCGCGCAAGGCGCTCCAGCAGTAG
- a CDS encoding superoxide dismutase — MPYALPPLPYAYDALEPHIDAQTMEIHYTRHHQTYVNNVNAALEGAGLPFPPVEELVAGIESLPEAVRGAVRNNGGGHANHSLFWSVMTPGGGGQPQGRLGTAIDADLGSFDSFKDAFTKAALTRFGSGWAWLSVTPQKKLVVESSGNQDSPLMHGNTPILGLDVWEHAYYLKYQNRRPEYIAAFYQVINWPEVARRHEAALAALG, encoded by the coding sequence ATGCCCTACGCCCTGCCCCCGCTGCCCTATGCCTATGACGCGCTCGAGCCGCATATCGACGCGCAGACCATGGAGATCCACTACACCCGGCATCACCAGACCTACGTGAACAACGTCAACGCCGCGCTGGAAGGCGCGGGCCTGCCCTTCCCGCCGGTCGAGGAACTGGTCGCCGGCATCGAATCGCTGCCCGAGGCGGTGCGCGGCGCGGTGCGCAACAACGGCGGCGGCCATGCCAACCACAGCCTGTTCTGGAGCGTGATGACGCCCGGCGGCGGCGGCCAGCCGCAAGGCCGGCTCGGCACCGCGATCGACGCCGACCTGGGCAGCTTCGATTCGTTCAAGGACGCCTTCACCAAGGCCGCGCTGACGCGCTTCGGCAGCGGCTGGGCCTGGCTCAGCGTGACCCCGCAGAAGAAGCTGGTGGTGGAGAGCAGCGGCAACCAGGACAGCCCGCTGATGCACGGCAATACGCCGATCCTCGGCCTCGACGTCTGGGAGCACGCCTACTACCTGAAGTACCAGAACCGCCGGCCGGAATACATCGCGGCCTTCTACCAGGTGATCAACTGGCCCGAGGTCGCGCGCCGCCACGAAGCGGCGCTGGCCGCGCTGGGCTGA
- a CDS encoding cytochrome b/b6 domain-containing protein, which translates to MQIRDNGLAFSPITLVLHWLVAALLLAIVLLGLARWQAIDASLQGELARWQNLLGLLLFLVSIYRLRQRLGAWHPLPVGTPNPVELIASRGVAVALALAMALLPLALWLTRAAAGEASVLPGGWALPLPFAASAGVHAVLDWLLRIGATAFFAGLALHVFGALKNHFVLRNDALRRMLGKHVEL; encoded by the coding sequence ATGCAGATTCGCGACAACGGCCTCGCCTTTTCACCCATCACCCTGGTCCTGCACTGGCTGGTCGCCGCGCTGCTGCTGGCGATCGTGCTGCTCGGCCTGGCGCGCTGGCAAGCCATCGACGCGTCGCTGCAGGGCGAACTCGCGCGCTGGCAGAACCTGCTCGGCCTGCTGCTGTTCCTGGTGTCGATCTACCGTCTGCGGCAGCGCCTCGGTGCCTGGCATCCGCTGCCGGTGGGCACGCCGAATCCGGTCGAGCTGATCGCCAGCCGCGGCGTGGCGGTGGCGCTCGCGCTGGCGATGGCGCTGCTGCCGCTCGCGCTCTGGCTGACGCGCGCGGCGGCGGGCGAGGCGAGCGTCCTGCCGGGCGGCTGGGCGCTGCCGCTGCCGTTCGCCGCCAGCGCGGGCGTTCACGCGGTGCTCGACTGGCTGCTGAGGATCGGGGCCACCGCCTTTTTCGCCGGCCTGGCCCTGCATGTGTTCGGCGCCCTCAAGAATCACTTCGTACTGCGCAACGACGCCTTGCGCCGCATGCTCGGCAAACACGTGGAGCTCTGA
- a CDS encoding NAD(P)H-dependent flavin oxidoreductase, translated as MIPFEANPPGPRLADLCGVSHPVFLAGMAAISGPALVAAVAKAGGMGTLGGLRLPPRLLRQWIRETRALTDAPFGVNLVPSFGGPEVFEAQFRVLLEERPRLLSLFYAEDYPAMIERAKAAGMLVMVQVGTVALARLAIRHGADILVAQGSESGGHLNRGTVGLLSLLPAIVEIAGGRPVLAAGGIVTREDVRTAMDLGAAGVLVGTAFVATHESNAHPLYRQKIVEAGVDDTEYRTGYSYGWKYGTPHRVIPNRDRWNLLRFMGGGARAIDKPRMAEKLSLYAGQGVGKIHGVVSAAERMAELVAGLSMTREAMAAATVEVKSMASATSVASTDAMAPTLHQPSRPMAHATR; from the coding sequence ATGATTCCGTTCGAAGCCAATCCTCCCGGCCCGCGCCTGGCCGATCTCTGCGGCGTGTCCCACCCGGTGTTCCTGGCCGGCATGGCGGCGATCTCCGGGCCCGCGCTGGTGGCCGCGGTGGCCAAGGCGGGCGGGATGGGCACGCTGGGCGGCCTGCGCCTGCCGCCGCGCCTGCTGCGCCAGTGGATCCGCGAGACGCGCGCGCTGACCGACGCGCCGTTCGGCGTCAACCTGGTGCCCTCGTTCGGCGGCCCCGAGGTGTTCGAGGCGCAGTTCCGCGTGCTGCTCGAGGAGCGCCCGCGCCTGCTCTCGCTGTTCTACGCAGAGGACTATCCCGCCATGATCGAGCGCGCCAAGGCGGCCGGCATGCTGGTGATGGTGCAGGTCGGCACCGTCGCGCTGGCGCGCCTGGCGATCCGGCACGGCGCCGACATCCTGGTGGCGCAGGGTAGCGAGAGTGGCGGCCATCTCAACCGCGGCACGGTCGGCCTGCTCTCGCTGCTGCCGGCCATCGTGGAGATCGCCGGCGGCCGGCCGGTGCTGGCCGCCGGCGGCATCGTCACGCGCGAGGACGTGCGCACCGCGATGGATCTCGGCGCCGCCGGCGTGCTGGTCGGCACGGCCTTCGTGGCGACCCACGAATCGAACGCGCATCCGCTGTACCGGCAGAAGATCGTCGAGGCCGGCGTCGACGATACCGAGTACCGCACCGGCTATTCCTACGGATGGAAATACGGCACGCCGCATCGCGTGATCCCGAATCGCGACCGCTGGAACCTGCTGCGCTTCATGGGCGGCGGCGCGCGCGCGATCGACAAGCCGCGCATGGCCGAGAAGCTGTCGCTCTATGCGGGGCAGGGCGTCGGCAAGATCCACGGCGTGGTGTCGGCGGCCGAGCGCATGGCGGAGCTGGTGGCGGGCCTGTCGATGACGCGCGAGGCGATGGCGGCGGCCACCGTCGAGGTGAAGTCAATGGCTTCGGCGACGTCGGTGGCCTCGACCGATGCGATGGCGCCAACCTTGCATCAACCGAGCCGGCCGATGGCACACGCAACTCGCTGA